A genomic stretch from Chitinophagaceae bacterium includes:
- the sufC gene encoding Fe-S cluster assembly ATPase SufC — protein sequence MLSIKNLQARIEEKEILRGINLDIKPGEVHAIMGPNGSGKSTLASVLAGRADYEVTGGSVEFLGKDLLELSPEDRAREGLFLAFQYPIEIPGVSTTNFIKTAVNEVRKYRGEEPMDAVAFLKLMKERMKLVNIDQSLLSRSLNEGFSGGEKKRNEIFQMAMLEPRLAILDETDSGLDIDALRIVAEGVNKLKSKDNATLVITHYQRLLDYIVPDYVHILYKGRIVKTGGKELALVLEEKGYDFIKEELGEEVEA from the coding sequence ATGTTAAGTATTAAAAATTTACAGGCACGTATTGAAGAAAAGGAAATCTTAAGAGGAATCAACCTCGATATTAAACCGGGAGAAGTACATGCTATCATGGGTCCCAACGGAAGTGGTAAATCAACACTGGCTTCTGTATTAGCCGGCCGTGCTGATTATGAAGTTACCGGTGGCAGTGTTGAATTTTTAGGAAAAGATCTGTTAGAGCTTTCTCCTGAAGACCGTGCAAGAGAAGGTTTGTTCTTAGCGTTTCAGTACCCCATTGAAATTCCGGGTGTAAGTACCACCAACTTTATTAAAACAGCAGTGAATGAAGTGCGTAAGTATCGTGGTGAAGAACCAATGGATGCAGTTGCATTTTTAAAGCTGATGAAAGAAAGAATGAAACTGGTAAATATTGATCAGTCATTGTTAAGCCGTTCATTGAATGAAGGGTTTAGCGGTGGTGAGAAGAAGCGGAATGAAATTTTCCAGATGGCCATGCTTGAGCCAAGACTGGCAATATTGGATGAAACAGACAGCGGCTTGGATATTGATGCACTCCGTATTGTAGCTGAAGGTGTAAACAAACTGAAGTCGAAAGACAACGCAACATTAGTGATTACTCACTATCAGCGTTTACTTGATTACATCGTTCCTGACTATGTACACATTCTTTACAAAGGACGTATTGTAAAAACTGGCGGAAAAGAACTGGCATTGGTACTGGAAGAAAAAGGATATGATTTTATTAAAGAAGAATTGGGCGAAGAAGTTGAAGCCTGA
- the sufD gene encoding Fe-S cluster assembly protein SufD, with amino-acid sequence MSELKELINDKYAEQKFSGNGALQSLSNKGFEAFAELGIPTVKHEEWKYTRISSVLGKDFSYATNATVITETDVNEFRLPGNEHANELVFVNGIYQSKLSTIRSSADELVIMPLSEAAKGEYKSIVDNNLGHSASYHKDGINALNNAFAHQGLFISIKKNKAVEHPLYCYYINDARTVSVFSQPRTLIHVNVNAEVKLVEEEVTLGSSDSFINKISEIVVEENAQVHIYKIQNEDSHSSCVKTTHVRQVGVSKVNSVTITLNGGVIRNNLNFILEAPGCESNMYGLYCVKGSTHVDNHTIVDNQMPNSLSNELYKGIIDENATAVFNGKIFVRKDAQKTNAYQSNKNVLLSDTATINTKPQLEIFADDVKCSHGCTVGRLDEEALFYLRARGIGEKAAKALLLHAFAGEILDKIELKPIRDYADRIISERLDFENQLLTD; translated from the coding sequence ATGTCAGAATTAAAGGAACTAATAAACGATAAATACGCCGAACAGAAGTTCAGTGGAAATGGTGCTTTGCAAAGTCTCAGCAACAAAGGCTTTGAAGCATTTGCTGAACTGGGCATCCCTACTGTAAAGCATGAGGAATGGAAGTACACAAGGATCAGCAGTGTGCTTGGTAAAGATTTTTCATACGCAACTAATGCGACAGTTATTACTGAAACAGATGTGAATGAATTTCGTTTGCCGGGAAATGAACATGCGAATGAACTGGTATTTGTAAATGGAATTTATCAATCGAAGTTATCAACCATCCGTTCATCAGCTGATGAACTGGTGATTATGCCGTTGAGCGAAGCTGCAAAAGGAGAATACAAATCGATTGTAGATAATAATCTTGGTCACAGTGCATCTTATCATAAAGACGGCATCAATGCATTGAACAATGCATTTGCACACCAGGGTTTGTTCATCTCCATCAAAAAAAATAAAGCTGTTGAACATCCATTGTACTGTTATTATATCAATGATGCAAGAACGGTAAGTGTGTTTTCCCAGCCACGTACATTGATTCATGTAAATGTAAACGCAGAAGTGAAACTGGTGGAAGAAGAAGTAACACTTGGCAGCAGCGATTCCTTCATCAATAAGATTTCAGAAATAGTAGTGGAAGAAAACGCACAGGTTCATATTTACAAAATACAGAACGAAGACAGTCACAGCAGCTGTGTAAAAACAACGCATGTGCGGCAGGTGGGAGTGAGTAAAGTGAATTCAGTAACCATTACACTGAATGGCGGAGTGATCCGCAATAATCTCAACTTCATTTTAGAAGCACCCGGTTGCGAAAGCAATATGTATGGTTTGTATTGTGTAAAAGGAAGTACACATGTTGACAATCACACCATCGTGGATAATCAGATGCCCAACAGTTTAAGCAATGAATTGTACAAAGGGATTATTGATGAAAATGCTACAGCTGTCTTCAACGGGAAAATATTTGTACGCAAGGATGCACAGAAAACAAATGCTTACCAGAGTAATAAGAATGTATTGTTAAGCGATACTGCCACCATCAACACTAAACCTCAGCTGGAAATTTTTGCAGATGATGTAAAATGTTCGCATGGATGTACGGTTGGCCGTTTGGATGAAGAAGCCTTATTCTATTTGCGAGCAAGAGGTATTGGTGAAAAAGCTGCAAAAGCTTTATTGCTGCATGCGTTTGCAGGTGAAATACTCGATAAGATTGAACTGAAACCGATCCGTGATTATGCAGACAGGATCATTTCTGAAAGACTTGATTTTGAGAATCAACTATTAACAGATTAA
- a CDS encoding cysteine desulfurase — translation MPNTALYIAFDVELIRKHFPVLNRKVKDKPLVYFDNAATTQKPQAVIDALVNYYSNYNANIHRGIHSLAEEATAAYEATRDTVQRFINAGHREEIIFTRGVTESINLVAYTWARTNLKAGDEIIISGMEHHSNIVPWQLITEMTGAKLKVIPIDDNGELMMEEFHKLLNEKVKLVSVVHASNSLGTINPVKEIIDAAHKIGAIVMLDGAQSTVHLDIDVQELDCDFFAISSHKVYGPTGIGVLYGKRELLEAMPPFMGGGEMIKDVTFEKTTWNELPYKFEAGTPNIADTVALKAAIDFVERIGKKQVRRHEEELLQYATEQLESIDGIRIIGKAKQKVSVASFVVDGVHPQDLGIMLDNQGVAVRTGHHCTQPLMNRFGIPGTTRASFAMYNTKDEIDVMIAGLNKAIKMLR, via the coding sequence ATGCCGAATACAGCCCTTTATATAGCATTTGATGTTGAGCTGATCAGGAAACATTTCCCTGTGCTGAACAGGAAAGTGAAGGATAAGCCATTGGTTTATTTTGATAATGCTGCTACCACGCAAAAGCCGCAGGCAGTAATTGATGCATTGGTGAATTACTATTCAAACTACAATGCAAATATTCACCGTGGTATTCATTCGCTGGCAGAAGAAGCAACAGCAGCCTATGAAGCAACAAGGGATACCGTGCAGAGATTTATCAATGCCGGTCATCGGGAAGAAATTATTTTCACCAGAGGAGTAACAGAGAGCATCAACCTTGTTGCCTATACATGGGCAAGAACAAATTTGAAAGCAGGTGATGAAATCATCATCAGCGGCATGGAGCACCACAGCAATATTGTTCCCTGGCAGCTGATTACAGAAATGACAGGTGCAAAGTTGAAAGTGATTCCAATTGATGATAACGGTGAATTAATGATGGAGGAATTTCACAAGCTGCTGAATGAAAAAGTAAAACTGGTTTCTGTTGTGCATGCTTCCAATTCATTGGGAACAATCAATCCCGTAAAAGAAATCATTGATGCAGCACATAAGATCGGAGCAATCGTAATGCTGGATGGCGCACAGTCAACTGTTCACCTTGATATTGATGTGCAGGAACTTGATTGCGATTTTTTTGCGATCAGTTCTCATAAGGTATACGGTCCAACAGGTATTGGTGTGTTATATGGGAAAAGAGAATTACTGGAAGCAATGCCGCCATTCATGGGTGGAGGAGAGATGATTAAAGATGTAACATTCGAAAAAACAACCTGGAATGAATTGCCTTACAAGTTTGAAGCAGGCACACCCAATATTGCTGATACAGTTGCATTGAAAGCTGCCATTGATTTTGTAGAACGTATTGGTAAAAAACAGGTTCGTCGTCATGAAGAAGAGCTGCTGCAGTATGCAACAGAACAATTAGAATCAATTGATGGCATCCGTATAATTGGAAAAGCAAAACAAAAAGTAAGTGTCGCTTCTTTTGTTGTGGATGGTGTTCATCCGCAGGACCTGGGAATTATGTTAGATAACCAGGGAGTTGCTGTTAGAACAGGTCATCATTGCACACAACCATTGATGAACCGTTTTGGTATTCCCGGTACAACAAGAGCAAGTTTTGCGATGTACAATACAAAGGATGAAATTGATGTGATGATAGCAGGATTAAATAAAGCAATTAAGATGTTGAGATAG
- a CDS encoding SufE family protein, which translates to MKSIAAIEEEIVEDFSLFDTWDEKYEYIIDMGKKLKPLEDEYKKDGNKIKGCQSTVWMISEFKDGKVVYRAESDAVIVKGLVSMLIRVLSGHAPQEIIDAKLDFIDKIGMKQHLAQTRSNGLLSMVKQMKLDATVYLAQQQLPPPNEGLSRALVTNVEQYYS; encoded by the coding sequence ATGAAATCAATAGCAGCAATAGAGGAAGAAATAGTTGAAGATTTTTCTCTTTTTGATACCTGGGATGAAAAGTATGAATACATCATCGACATGGGAAAGAAGCTGAAGCCTTTGGAAGATGAGTATAAAAAAGATGGAAACAAAATCAAAGGCTGCCAGAGTACAGTGTGGATGATCAGTGAGTTTAAAGATGGGAAAGTGGTTTACCGTGCTGAAAGCGATGCAGTAATTGTAAAGGGATTGGTGAGTATGCTGATTCGTGTATTAAGCGGACATGCACCACAGGAAATTATTGATGCCAAGCTGGACTTTATTGATAAGATTGGTATGAAGCAGCACCTGGCACAAACAAGAAGCAATGGTTTGTTAAGCATGGTGAAACAAATGAAATTGGACGCAACAGTTTATTTAGCACAACAACAACTCCCCCCCCCAAATGAGGGGCTAAGCAGAGCGCTTGTGACAAATGTTGAACAATACTATAGCTGA
- a CDS encoding DUF59 domain-containing protein codes for MNTEAIKEKIIEKVQTVFDPELPVNIYDLGLIYNVDVNEKGYAQITMTLTAPSCPAAQSLPVEVDQKVREVEGVTDVNVMITWTPKWDKSMMSEVAALELGFM; via the coding sequence ATGAATACAGAAGCAATAAAAGAAAAAATCATCGAGAAAGTGCAAACGGTATTTGATCCGGAGTTGCCGGTGAATATTTATGATCTGGGTCTCATCTATAATGTAGATGTAAATGAGAAAGGTTATGCGCAGATCACAATGACGTTAACAGCACCCAGTTGCCCGGCTGCACAATCATTACCTGTGGAAGTGGATCAGAAAGTAAGAGAAGTGGAAGGAGTGACAGATGTAAACGTAATGATTACCTGGACACCGAAATGGGATAAGAGTATGATGAGCGAAGTGGCAGCGTTGGAATTAGGATTTATGTAA
- a CDS encoding BrxA/BrxB family bacilliredoxin produces the protein MAMISLDSLMGNSGPSYPEQIVAAYRKELVDAGFEQMMTVEEVEKILSGNTGKVIMVVLNSVCGCSARVSRPGALLSFFNHVVPDVKATLFAGMEKDAVVHFREKYLNGVTPSSPNIILLKDGKVLLQLQRHQIETTDAGSIADSLIEVYNKECTKQTTEEERTELRTYFTNVYQVDPLAAQA, from the coding sequence ATGGCAATGATTTCATTAGATAGTTTGATGGGCAACAGTGGTCCATCCTATCCCGAACAAATAGTAGCAGCTTATCGTAAGGAACTCGTGGATGCAGGATTTGAACAGATGATGACAGTGGAGGAAGTTGAAAAAATATTGAGCGGCAACACAGGAAAAGTGATCATGGTGGTATTGAACAGTGTATGCGGTTGCAGTGCAAGAGTAAGCAGACCGGGAGCATTGCTCAGCTTTTTCAATCATGTTGTTCCTGATGTAAAGGCAACTTTATTTGCAGGAATGGAAAAAGATGCAGTGGTGCACTTCCGTGAAAAATATCTGAACGGAGTAACGCCTTCATCGCCCAATATTATTCTGTTGAAGGATGGAAAAGTATTGCTTCAGCTGCAACGTCACCAGATAGAAACAACAGATGCAGGAAGTATTGCAGACAGTTTAATTGAAGTGTACAATAAAGAATGTACCAAGCAAACAACAGAGGAAGAACGTACTGAACTGAGAACCTATTTTACAAATGTGTACCAGGTTGATCCATTGGCAGCACAGGCTTAA
- a CDS encoding Rrf2 family transcriptional regulator yields MKITSSEEYGIRMLIRIASANPVEGLSIPQLSDAEGLSEPHVAKICRTLRMEGFINSTPGYKGGYVLAKPAEQIIINHVLKALGGNLFDKEFCESHTAVGRLCTNSVDCSTRSLWRMVQSTLDNLLEKLTLKDLIVNEKELELKLEAVLQRNMDELFNTK; encoded by the coding sequence ATGAAAATAACGTCATCAGAAGAATATGGTATCCGGATGCTCATCCGTATTGCATCTGCTAATCCTGTTGAAGGATTAAGCATTCCGCAGCTGAGTGATGCAGAAGGATTGAGTGAGCCGCATGTGGCAAAGATCTGTCGTACGTTACGGATGGAAGGTTTCATTAACAGTACTCCCGGTTATAAGGGCGGATATGTTTTAGCGAAACCGGCAGAACAAATCATCATCAATCATGTATTGAAAGCATTGGGCGGAAACTTATTCGATAAAGAATTTTGCGAATCACACACTGCTGTTGGTCGTCTGTGTACCAACTCTGTTGATTGCAGTACACGTTCACTCTGGCGCATGGTACAAAGTACACTGGATAACCTGCTGGAGAAATTAACGCTGAAAGATCTGATCGTTAATGAAAAAGAACTGGAGTTAAAGTTAGAAGCAGTGTTGCAGAGGAATATGGATGAGTTATTTAATACTAAGTAG
- a CDS encoding Fic family protein: MAKPFYYASVEETPALMGDFIEWIRSEEKSKELHPIHFASLVHYRFVRIHPFDDSNGRTSRLLMNYYLLRNGYAPVVIESNDKKSYLTALNKADAGDIESFINYIIACSNRWQEIYLMAKKGEDIQEKNDYKKEIELLKKNSKI, from the coding sequence ATGGCGAAACCTTTCTATTATGCTTCTGTTGAAGAAACACCTGCTTTAATGGGGGATTTTATTGAATGGATTAGATCTGAAGAAAAAAGCAAAGAACTACATCCAATTCACTTTGCATCACTTGTGCATTACCGTTTTGTGCGAATACATCCTTTTGATGATAGTAATGGAAGAACTTCAAGATTGCTTATGAATTATTACCTGCTGCGAAACGGATACGCCCCGGTTGTAATTGAGAGTAACGATAAAAAAAGTTACCTAACCGCTTTAAACAAGGCTGACGCTGGTGACATTGAATCATTTATCAATTATATTATTGCTTGCAGTAATAGATGGCAGGAAATCTATTTAATGGCAAAAAAAGGAGAAGACATTCAAGAAAAGAATGATTATAAAAAAGAGATAGAGCTGCTTAAAAAGAACTCAAAAATATAA